The nucleotide window actaagTCCCCCTCATAGAACACCCTGGGGTGAACTTTTTTGTTGTAGGCTCGCATCATTCTCCTCTGGTACATTTGACCTTGACGAATAGCCTTCAGCCTCTTCTTTTCAATCAAGTTTAGTTGATCGTAACAAGATTGCATCCATTCTACTTCGTCTAACTTCAACTCTGATAAAACTCGGAGAGAAGGGATTTCAACCTCAGTAGGTAAAACTGCCTCtattccataaaccaatgagaaaggtgttgccccggtagaagttctgacagatgtcCGATAAGCATAAATGGCAAATGGGAGcttttcatgccaatctttgtaagTCTCCGCCatcttccccacaatcttcttgatatTCTTATTAGCTGCCTCAACCGTCCCTTTCATTTTCGGGTGGTATGGTGATGAGttgtgatgtttaatgttgaactGACTGCAGACTTCTGCTATTGCGCTATTGTTCAGATTCAACGCGTTGTCAGATACGATTCTTTCTGGCATACCATAACGATATAcgatctccttcttcaagaactTGCTGACCGCCGACTTTGTGACATTAGCGTACAAAGTAGCCTCTACCCATTTGGTAAAgtagtcaatgaccacaaaaatgaatcgatgtccgttGGAAGCCTTTGGCAAAATTGGCCTAATGACGTCCATGCCCCACATTGAGAATGACCATGGGAAAGTCATAACATGGAggggtgaaggaggcacatggatcttatctccataaatttgacACTTATGGCACTTCTTAGCGTAattgatgcaatctccttccattGTAGACCAGTAATAtccgaatctcatgatttgtcGAGCCATTGTGAAActattggcatgtgtcccacagacacCATCATGGACCTCCTCTAGAATTTTCTTTGCCTCAACAGTGTCAACATCTCTTAACAACACCTGGTCCTTTCTCTTCTTATATAGGACCTCACCGTCTAGGACATAGTCACTGGCTAACCTTCTCAATGTTCTTTTATCATTTTCGGTTGCTTGATCTAGGTACGCACGGCTCTTCACATATTGTAAGATATCATGATACCAGGGATGATCATCTCTCTCTTCCTCTTCATTGACATTACAGCAGTGAGCTGGAGCCTCACCAATACTCATCTAAATTGGCTTCATATTCTCCTGTTCATTTACTTTGATCATGGAAGCTAGTGTAGCCaaggcgtcagccatctgattcTCGTCTCGCGGGAGGTAATGAAaggtaatatcatcaaactcttcaaTTAATTCCAGGATTAACTTTCGGTAACTGATCAATTTGGGATCTCTCGTTTCCCACTCGCCTttaagctgataaattaccaatgCAGAATCTCCATATGCTTCTAATACTTTGATTTCGCGGTCTATAGCTGCTCgaattcccatgatacatgcctcgtattctgccatgttatttgtgcagtcaaaatccaGCTTGCAAGTGAAcagataatgatctccatttggggatatCAGTACTGCCCCAACTCCATTTCCAACGGCATTTGATACTCCGTCAAAATTTAATTTCCAAGAATGATCTTCAGGTATGTCTTCTTCAACGATTGCTACATACGTTTGATCTTCATTGAAATTCACAGGTTCATAGTCCtccaaagctctactggctaggaaatctgctattgcactccctttcatAGCTTTTTGGTTtacatagactatgtcaaattcggATAGCAGAATCTaccatcgggccatccttccatttaAAGCGGTTGACTCTATCATGTATTTGAGAGGGTCTAACTTTgagattagccaagttgtatggtacaacatgtattgccttaACCTTTGTATTGTCTAAACCAAAGTACATCATAGCTTCTCAATTGGTGGGTACCTCATTTCACACTTAGTGAattttttactgaggtaatatatcgctctttcttttCTCCTAGTCTCATCGTGTTGGCCGAGCACATATCCCATCGAATTATCAAATACTGTTAAGTACAGTATCAATGGTCTACTAGGACTTGGTGGTGTTAGCACTGGGGgactggacaaatattgtttaacATTTTCAAAGGTTTTTTAGTATTCATCATCCCATACCCCAGGATTGTGTTTTTTAAgaagacggaatatggggtcacactTCTCCGTCAGTTGCGAAATAAACCGTGCGATGTAGTTTAGTCTCCCTAGGAAACCCCGGACTTCTTTCTGAGTTCGTGGTGGAGGTAGCTCCTGTATAGCCTTGACTTTGCCAGGGTCGACTTCTATTCCCTTCTTACTGACTACGAAGCTGAGTAACTTTCCAGACCTAGCTCCGAAGGTGCATTTTGATGGATTGAGCTTTAATTGGAATTTTTTTAACCTCATGAACAATTTTCTCAACACCCACACATGCTCCTCTTCAGTTCGGGTTTTTGCAATCATGTCGTCAACGTAAAcctcaatttctttgtgcatcatatcatggaacaagGTTACTATGGCTCTTTGGTATGTGGCTCCTGCATTTTTCAACCCGaagggcatcaccttgtagcaaaacGTTCCCTATAAAGTTATGAACGTGGTTTTTTCCATGTCCTCacgatgcatcttgatctgattgtacccggagaacccatccatgaaggagaacaatgaATAGCCTGCTGTATTATCCACTAGAGTGTCTATGTGAGGCAATGGAAAGTTATCTTTTGGGCTGGCCTTGTTTAAATCTCTGTAATCTACACACATccgcacttttccatctttcttagggataGGGACGACGTTGGCCACACACTCCGAGTAATTAACCACCTGTAAGAAGCCAGCATTAAACTGCTTTTTGACTTCTTCCTTTATTTTCATTGCTACATCGGGtctcattcttctgagcttctgCTGAATTGGCTTGCACCCTTCTTTTATGGGGACATGATGTACTGCAATATCGGTACTTAAACCAGCCATATCCtagtatgaccatgcaaagacatctttgaatttttgcAACAATTCAATGAGGTCCTGTCTTGTCCTCTTACTCATACAAGTGCCAACTTTCACCTCATTCCCTTCTTCCAAGGTCACATTCTCGATAGTTTCCTTGTGAAACAGAATCTATTTCTCTTCCCGCTCCACCATCCTTAACAAGTCCGGAGATAAACGACAATCCCCgttatcttcaaaatcctgagatctCTCAAAGCACATGTCTCACTCAAAAGGAGATTCTGGACTCGTATCAGCATTGCTCATAATGTTGACATCCGGAGGCCTATTACGGGTGCAAGAAAATACccaaagaaaacaaaatgaaTAATTATTTTGTATGGTATGATTGTGTATGgaatgaaaggaagaaagaaTAATTGCTCGAACTGATATATGAAAAtgcattttttattgaaaataataatgtttgaacatgagcctatttcataAAAGATTCTTATTGTCCTTAGGCTAGAAGACAACAAGTGGGTTTTGAATATTACTTTGTGTTATCTCTAAAGATTACAGGAATTTTTTCGACGGTCCAGTTATTCAAAACACTCCCAGGCTCATACGGGCAAATGCCTGATAAATTTCTTTCCATTGCTTCCTCTTCAAACGTGGCGTTGATGTTCCAAATTCCCATCACATCCTCGACCATTCCTTCTTTTATCTTCTTCTGTGCAGAATGAATAAACCCTCCAGATACAAATGTTTAAGAAATGTGAGGGAAGCTCATCGGTTCCCACCTGACTTCTGTCCCACTCAATCTTGCTCTCCGCTGTTCTTGTTTCCTTTCAAACTCCTCTTCACTTGGCTTGCATCTGGCCTGAATCCCAAACCGAAGCGATGCCACTTGCCAACCAAGACTGGCACTCTAACTTATCCATGGAGGTGCCTCCCGAGTCCTCTGCCAAGTAACGCTCCTTTCCCAACTGTCAGCTGCAGGCTCATTTTCGTAGCCCCTGATATCTTAGGTATCGGAATCCTGCTTCCTTCAATTATAAACGTTGCGTTTACAAACTTTAACGATCAAAATAAACATTTAACCGCTTCTTTGTCATTCTCTACGTAGGGTGCATCACTGGTAACTGACGCAATAATATCCTCCTCCGTATTTATTGTTATTAGCCGACCCTCAGTAACCATCTTTAGCTTCTGGTACAGCGAGGATGGCACTGCCCCAGCTGAGTGAATCCAAGGTCTTCCTAATAGACAGTTATAGGAAGGCTTAATGTCTATCACGAGGAAATCTACCTCGTACGCGTTTGGGCTAATCTGGAGAGGTATCTCTATCCTTCCCATCACTTTCCTTTTGTGCCGTCAAACGCTCTCACTATGTTCTGACGTGTCTTCATGTGGGAGCTGTCTATAGGTAAACGGTTTAATGTAGACCAAGGCAATACGTTTAATGTGAACCCATTATCGATCAGTACTCCAGGTAGTGTATACCCATTGCAACGTGTAGTAATGTGTAGAGCCTTAGTAGACCCCCTACCCCTTAGAGGTATCTCATCATCGCTGAATGAGATGAAATTGTTAGCGCTTATGTTGCCGACGAGACGGTCTAATTTGTTAACCGAAATGTCATCTGCAACATAGGTTTCGTTCAACACTTTCATCAGTGCGTTGCGGTGGACCTCCGAATTTAGCAGCAGAGCCAATACAGATATGCGATCCGATTGTTGGTGCAATTGTTCCAcaacactatactcgctgtgtCTTAGGAATTTCAAGAACTCCTTGGCCTCATTTTCTATTACTGGCTCATTAACCAGTGGTTCTGATCTCTCGATTTCTTGCTTGAGCATGACAGGTTTCCCTTTTGCTGGTTTGACTTCTGTGTTTGGTGTGTCAATCGAACCCTCTTTCTCTGAAACTGCTATACTACAGTTATAATTCCAAGGCACCCTACGGCTATCTTTATAAGGGGGAGCTGTTGGCCTCTGAATTATAACTCTAGGTGTGACTCTTGCTTCTACTTCAATAACTATGGGCTTCGAAATAATTATCACTGGACGGCTAACTCTGCAGCCTTCTTCACTTGACTCTCCTCCTAGAGAGTATACATCCTCCTCTTCGACAGACTCGAGGAACTCCAATTCTTTATTATCCATTAGACCATGTGCTAGAGCCCTGAACTCAATACAATTCTGAATTTCATGATCTTTCTCATaatggaactcacagtagttccgTGTATCTTGGACTTTATTCCTCAACCCCTGCGGGACTAAACTTCTCTTATGCATTTCCTTCCAAACTAGCTTCAATGGGGTTATCACCTCCACGATATTCAGCTTGACTTTCCTCCCCATATTCTCAATTATCGCGTTTACACCTTTGTCAGTGTGACTGGGCAACGGATTTCCCGTACTAGGTGTATCATCGAATTTTACAACACCTGCTTTGATAAGCCTTTCCACACACCTTTTGAACGAGGtacagttttctatcgagtgccACGTAATCCCTGCGTGGTATTCGCACTGAGCATTTGCGTCATACCACTTAGGGTATGGGGGCTGCAACGGCTCCAAGTGGAAAGGAGCCACTACATGTGCATTAAACAGACTCTTGTACAACTCCTATATGTCACTGGTATGGGAGTGAATTGAAACTTCTCTGTATTTTTTCTCGTGTTAGGCTCCCGCCTTGGTGAGGCCTGCTGGCCTGTGACTATCGCCCTTGATTGATTAACAGTGGCAGGTTTTGCGTAGCTTGAGCTCACATTACCTACTtcattctctcttttcttcaggGCTGACCTTCTCGTGTTCTCCCCAACTTTTATCTTACCCGATCTtatggcattttctatcatttcgccagacattactatgtccgcGAAACTCTTGGTTGCGCTACCTAACATGTGAGTAATGAAAGGCGCCTTCAATGTATTGACGAAGAGCATGGTTATTTCTTTTTCTAGCAACGGTGGTTGGACTTGTGTAGCGGCCTCTCTCCATCTCTGAGCATACTGCCGGAAGCTTTCACTTGgcttcttctccatattctggaGTGTGATCTGGTCAGGTGCTATATCCGTTATATGACCGTACTGCTTCATGAAGGCCTGAGCTAGGTCCTTCCACGACTTGACTTGGGTCCtactcaattgattgtaccatttCGCTGCAGCCCCACTCAAACTGtcctgaaaacaatggatcaacagTTGATCATTGTTGACATACTCCATCATCCTTCGACAAAACATTGTAATGTGAGCCTCAGGGCAGCTGGTTCTGTTATATCTTTCAAACTCCGACATTTTAAACTTTGGGGGAAATACTAAGTCCGGGACCAAACTCAGTTCCTTTGCATCGATTCCGCAGTAATGATCAGCATCCTCTAACTCTTTGAACTTTTCCTCCAACCATTTGCATCGATCCTCAAATCGTTTTGGGACCTCAGCCTTTTTCTTTTCCACCTCTGCTGCGCCGTCGAAGTCAGGGACCTGAGGGTTTGCTAGATTATCTCCAAGGTTGGTGCTCGATCCTGCTGGAAAGTTTACTGGTGCCGAGGTACCAGTTTGATAAAGAGGCTGGACATTAACAGACACCTTTGGTGGTTGTATTTGCATGTTCACTGGCGTAAAACTTGTAGGACAAGCGGAATCCTCATTGTCATTCCCAGTATCACCCATAGGGCTTTTCCCTTTGTCAGACCCTCCTTTCAACAGCTATGTCAGCTGGCTCATCATGTTGTTCTGTGACTCCAGCATGTTTTTCTGGGACTCCAGTATTTGATCCCTCACCTCCTGCTGGATCCTAGCCAGCTATTCTTGCATCTGGGCTTGCAGTTGCTCCTGCATCTCCTTTTGCATTTGTTCTAATTTCTCTAACCTCTGATCCATATCCCTTATTTTCCTCCGTGTATAGTAgcgatgttccagggtaactagATAAATTATCACTAATTAATAGGGTTCTTTTGTGCAACTTAATGTTTATGATGctatgcaatgcaaatgcatgacatGAATGTAAAAAGGTGTCAATCTGATTCAATTTTATTTAGAATAACTTTATTAAAAGACAAAATCCTTTACATAAAAAATAGACTACATATACGGCCTAGCCCTTATGCCCAGAGCTCTAACTTTTTTAAGAAGTTCAGCCAGATCTTGACCTCGGTTCGATGCTGGCTcatattttacacttaatacATCAGCTTGGACTGCCAGGATTTGTAAATGTTCCGCCACTTCTCGAATCTGAACTATAGCTTCTCCCATGAGGTGATCTCTATATCGAACCTTATTCTGAGACCAGTGAAGTTGCTCCTCCAGTTGCTCACTATTTGCTTCTAGTGATTCAATTCGGTGTTTACAATCCTGTAGCGCAGCCCCAAGTTCTTCTATTTTCCCCTTCAGATTCTCGATCTCACTTAAGTTAGCCTTTAATTTCATTACAGAGCCGCGACTACGATACTGATACAATGCATTTTCTAACTCTGTTATTCGAGCTCTTAATGTTTCATTTTCACTTTGGCTCTCTAATGTAGTCCTTTTTAAGGCTTCCTCTCGTGCTCGAGCATCACAGAACCTCCTCTTCCATTGATCGGCCTTAGACTTCTCTTCTTGGATTTCTTATTGCCATTGCTTCGATGTTTTTCCCAACCCGGTAGTTCTCATCGACATATGCAGCTCCTTGTAATCATTCTTCAGACTGTCCAAGTCTTCTTCAGCTTTCCTTTTCCCTTTTCTCAGTTTCTCGGCGTCTAATTTCTGGACGTCAATGTCCAATTTTAGATATACCTTCTCCTCTTCGAGTTGCTCTATCTTTTTCCCCAACTCTGAACTTCTCTTCTCAAAATCCTGTTTTATAATTTCCAATTCGGAGGGAACTACTCGCAGATACTCCTCTATCGGTTGAGCACCCTCTAAACTCGACCCAGGGATATTGTCGTTAACTCGTCTACTCAATCATCCATCATACTCAGGGGTCGTCATCGGATCTGCAGCCAACCCTTCCATTCGACGAGTCTGATTCCAAGCATTAGAAATCTCTTTAACCCTTTTCTTGTAGTTTCCCTTATACGAAAATTTGCATTGAGCAAGCCCATGGGTTACCGGTATGAACTGTCTTGCTGCATATTGCCTAAGCACGAGCAAGGGAGCATATCCAATGGCTCCCCAGATCCCAAGCAAAGGGACTCAATCGAAACTCCCACATCGAAAAAGAATTTTGTTAGGCATCCACCAAGGTGCTTTCCATTCAATGTCCTCTCCCTGGAGATTCTGCAGGAGCGCGATCCAGTTTTCTTCCGATATGTCATCTCTTCTGGGTATAGCTGCTATCTCCTTTAATGGGGAATAATTCTCAAAGAAAGCTCGATAATAACCCTTGTCTATCTTCCAAAAATAACTGTGAAACCATACTAATAATAACTGTGCACACCCTATAAATCTGCCCTCGCAAGTCCTTCTACACCCGTtcaaggacctgaatgtctcAGCTAAAATTGCAGGAACTGGTGTGACTCCCTTGTCAAGTCGGTCGAATAGATCTGTGACCACTTCATCAACATATCCCAATGCCCTAGGGAAGAGCATCAACCCGTAGATACTCAAGGAAAAGACGTCAACTTTCTTCTTCATATTAGGATGTGCTAGGATCAAATCTCGTAAATTCTTCCATGGGATGCACTTACACTCCCCTTTCTGCTTAATCCTCACCGTAACCACTGTTTGCTCATTCCAGTAATATTCATTAGCCTTTTCGAGAATGCCAAAACATAAGCAGCTCTCGAATAGGCCTTATCGAATTGTACCTTTGGACAATTTAATAAAGCTGTATACTCCTCCACCGTGGGTACTAAATCCACCCTCCCAAAAGTGAAGCTGCTATATGCAGGGTTCCAATACTGAGCAAGGGCCCGGAACAAGTGTTCGTCTATTTCGATATCAAGTAGGTACGGTAGATCTCCATAGTTGCAGTAGAATAATTGTTTAGCCTCATCATCCCACTGATCCCATATCTCCTTCAATTCCTGATGATTATTTTGAGTCACGCTAATACGAGTATAATCCCATAACTCAGATTTGTATCCCTTGGCTAGGCTGTCTTCCTTCTCTAATTGTGTTATCTCTGACTATTTATGGACAACTGCATTATTTTCTACCTTATCAAGGAAATTGTCTCTCATGACGAGCTTTCTAATTCAGAAAATTGAACACGAATTGACACCTTTCAAATGTGGAATGACATGCAAATATGGCAAAACAAAACACAGCAAGTTAGTATCATATATTAGAAACATAactcaaagtaaagaaaatagaAACAAGCATCAATTGGGGGTAATCACTAGGGTTTAGCGTAGTTCTTCCAAAGGTGGGCCCTTAGGGTTCTTCTATATATGGTTTGGTTCTAGAgttgaggtacctgaaccagcagattcctcgatccttactcattataggcttatatagaccgagttcagttcagggggatacatttccttatggctgcacggaggtgaaaacctcacgaagacataggtacggatgtatcccgaaagtgatccactatcctgcacggaggtgaaaacctcacgaaggaaatagcttctcactcccacttaagaggtgtgaccacaacggtcatgcaatgccatGACAAAAGATATAAAAGAACTTTGAGAAAAAATGCCGGAAAAACATAACACCAAACAGATGAAATGCAATAAGAGGATCGTAGACTCAAAACCAAATTCAACTTTCGACAAAAGACAAAAAGTAATCAAATCGCGGCTTAACTCTCTTATAAATCCCCAGTGGagttgccaagctgtcgaaaccatttttaagttttgaaaaacgtggatcgactttaaaaatgtaaatggagtcgccaccaatcttttccaGGGTGAGATTGGGCCACCTTAAAatcaatcattttaataaaacatttgggcctattaaaacaataattctttTTGGTCTGCTAAGTTTGAGAAaatgggctcgggagtcggttacgtacgaggaaggattagcacactcgtaacgcccaaaaattggtacctatttGATTAGTTAATGTCTTGGTGTCAAAATTTGAAAAGACTTTAGAGTACGatccttttattaaaaaaatcggaataaattgaataaaatgtaaagacCTACTCATCTCGAGGGGAGAAaatgccatatccagtaagttagggtttAACATTTCAGACTTTCGGGACTAATTTggtttttgatttttaaaattcatgtatgaAGGTTCAAGAGAAGGATATTCAGTCCTCCGGGACTCATGAAAAATTAGAACTCAGTAAGTTAGAGCTCAATCTCTCAGAACTCCCAAATACCGAAGGCTGCCTTGATTTTGGAAATCACTATCCTTAATATAACGCGATGccacacccagtaagttagggtgcAACGTCCCGAATTTCAAGAATAGGTTTTCATTTGAACCTCATACAATTAGACTTAAGAAGGGTACTCAATTATTTAGGTTCAACAAGGAAAATTGgaatccagtaagttagggcactatccTCCCGAAGATACTAAATAtcaaatattgcctttattttgaaaacaatcgaGGATAATCtttgaataaaaatgaatttgGGGCGGTTGAAACTTAACAAAAAAAATGATAACATGCAAAATAGCCAAAACAATAGACTTGACAGTGTATATATTAATACCCAGAATATAGTAAATATAAGgaaaatcaacaataattataacaatagtaataaatgtaataacataacaaacatagCAATAAAGATATTAACGATGCGAAAATGCATAATAGAAGTGAAAATAATATGTCAaatgatgatgtatatatatagcgATAATAgtaaagttaaaataataatgctaaattagtgaaagtgaaaaataataaataataatttagcaTAAAAATATTCGATAAAAAAACTatggtatataaaaataataaaataatatagtagGTCTATTGATAATTATATTAGAAAAGCTTTAgcgaaaaatatatacatataaaaattacaaataggaATAGTAAAATAATGGTAATAAAtgggaaaaaattaaaaatatgaaaaactatattaaaataattaatttttagtaaaatatatacatatactggaaaaaataagtataatataataaaaacttTAGTAAATGTGTATATATAGTAGAACGATAGTAGtgaatagtaaaataaaaaatatggaaaaactatattaaaaataattaataaaaaatgtataggagaaaataataataacaatgtgATACTTTAAAATAAATAGTACAGAAGAAATACTTATTAGTAAACATAAGTAATATAGCCAATGGATATAAAAGATCaaaataattaacttttaaaaaaagattaatagtaataatatgaTAGTTTAAAATAAAGTGTAAAAGAGATTATTAGGGAACCAAACAATATACGAGTAATATAATAGATATAATGGATAatagtataataaaaataataaaataaatggtaggataaaaaactaaaaaaatagtaggatataatgaaataaaatagaagaataatattacaaacaaaaaaaataattaattttgtgcTAAAAGTGTTTAAATAATCAAAATGGGgcttaattgaaattaaaatgggAGTTTTTGGGCCAAGATCGGAATAAAAAAAAGGTTAGGGGGACCGAAAAGGCAAATATCCCAAGCCTCCTAAACACAGAGTTTCAACTTGTACCAAATTGAATCGGTGCACAAATATTCGGGGCCAAttttaaaaaaaggaaagaagcacAAAAGGGCCCAATCAAGTGACCACACAACAGGGGAGGATCAAATGCGcaataaaactaaaaaaatgaAATGGAGCTATTCCCCTTGCAATTAAAGGCAGAATAAATGATGGCTGTCTGccattttaaaactaaaattaaagaaTCCCCCTTTTACACATGATTCTATTTGGCTTTATAACCCATTTTACAACCTCTTTTGCTTGTTTACAGGTGCGTGGTGGGTGTGGACTCTGACGTGGAAGTGGAATGGCACACGACTCAGAGGAGACGCGCAACGTGCGGGGAGGCGCTCTGTTGGTTGCGGCGCAAGGGCAGTCTACTTAGGGTTGGCTGAAAATTGTTTGAGCTTTTGGGCTATGGGATTGAGCTTGGTTTTTTAGGTTAGTTTGGTTTCAATTTTGTATTGGGTTTGGGTTTTGGTTTATGGTTGGGCCCATGTAATGTTTGAATTGGTAAACAAAGTGGACTTGTTTATTCTGATTTCTGTTTATGGGCCCCGGGCTGAATTGGGCCATAACAGAATGTATATCTCCATCATATCCAACTATGTTTTTCATCACAAGTATTAGAATAAATTAAACAATTTTAACTTACAAGGCAAACATTCTAAGCAATTGAATACAGATCTAATATTTAACAAACTCGAATAATTGTAATTAAAATAGAAAACATACAAATACTAGAAAAataaaggaaagatgaagaaCAAGTACTAGACCTCACAAACCATTAGATTCAAACTTTGAAGTTCCTTCGACTAGAAATGAAGAGTTTAGAATCTCATGAAGAAAATAAAGCACAAAAGCAAAATATTACCAAGGGTGCCCTATGAGGCTATATCTAGGTATTAAcctaaaatgttttatttataGTGAAAAATCATATAatgaagaaaatataaaaatgtttttaattaaataaaacataattttttaaagtttttggtTGATTTTTCGTCAAAATTCTAGGTCATTTTAGACACATTCTTAACATTTTTGGGCTTGAGTTGTGAAATAATTTCAACTAAatctttcaatttttttgaaTCAGTATATTATAAGCCCAAAATAGAATTTTatagcttaaattatgattaaaatattgaaataatgtTGCGTTGAAAGTTTAATACGCaaaaatttactaaattaatatttaaagtttacttttcttctattattcacctaaataaaaaaaataaaatataaaatctaaataatataattataacttAAATAGCATAGTTCAAAAAGAAAAACATCAAAAATAAATTAGAAATTATGCAGTTCGACAAAGTCCGATGCTCGACATTTAACATCAAACTGGGATAAGACACCACATCTCAATAACCAATTCGTCGTTACCAGGAACATATTAAGCTGACTCCTTTTTGCACCGGAGCCATATGACGTGAATTTCTTCCCTACCAAGGGAATATCGATTAGAtcgttttttttttataaaaaaaaaaaccaaaacacAAACCCACTAAATCAGCAGAAAACAAAAAGTAAGAGGGTCATGTAACAATCCACTCAATTCTCATATAGGTTGTAAATAAATCCAATTTGAACCAACAAATCTCtattcatatttatttatttatttttaagcttatttgtgttcaatttgtgtttgttaagaattttaattttttttgttcatatttgtttatttaaaattatgtgtGTTCATGTTCGTTTGTTTAATGTTCACGAACATATTCATTTAACTTAATCGAACATGTTTATTGAACATTAAATGAACATGTTCATGAATATATAATTGAACATGTTCACAAACAATGTTAatgaataataaacaaa belongs to Gossypium arboreum isolate Shixiya-1 chromosome 7, ASM2569848v2, whole genome shotgun sequence and includes:
- the LOC108480200 gene encoding uncharacterized protein LOC108480200; translation: MGDTGNDNEDSACPTSFTPVNMQIQPPKVSVNVQPLYQTGTSAPVNFPAGSSTNLGDNLANPQVPDFDGAAEVEKKKAEVPKRFEDRCKWLEEKFKELEDADHYCGIDAKELSLVPDLVFPPKFKMSEFERYNRTSCPEAHITMFCRRMMEYVNNDQLLIHCFQDSLSGAAAKWYNQLSRTQVKSWKDLAQAFMKQYGHITDIAPDQITLQNMEKKPSESFRQYAQRWREAATQVQPPLLEKEITMLFVNTLKAPFITHMLGSATKSFADIVMSGEMIENAIRSGKIKVGENTRRSALKKRENEVGNVSSSYAKPATVNQSRAIVTVAPFHLEPLQPPYPKWYDANAQCEYHAGITWHSIENCTSFKRCVERLIKAGVVKFDDTPSTGNPLPSHTDKGVNAIIENMGRKVKLNIVEVITPLKLVWKEMHKRSLVPQGLRNKVQDTRNYCEFHYEKDHEIQNCIEFRALAHGLMDNKELEFLESVEEEDVYSLGGESSEEGCRVSRPVIIISKPIVIEVEARVTPRVIIQRPTAPPYKDSRRVPWNYNCSIAVSEKEGSIDTPNTEVKPAKGKPVMLKQEIERSEPLVNEPVIENEAKEFLKFLRHSEYSVVEQLHQQSDRISVLALLLNSEVHRNALMKVLNETYVADDISVNKLDRLVGNISANNFISFSDDEIPLRGRGSTKALHITTRCNGYTLPGVLIDNGFTLNVLPWSTLNRLPIDSSHMKTRQNIVRAFDGTKGK